The region GAATCACTATATTATTTGCGGCTACGGCCGCATCGGCCACTCCATTACGCAGGAGCTAGCCGTCAATAACCTGCCCCTGATCGTGATTGAAAATGACCCGGGGATCATCGAGCAGATTGATCAGGACGGCCATCTCTATGTCGTGGGTGAAGCCACTGATGACGATAACCTGATCAGGGCCGGGATCGAACGCGCCTGGGGCCTCGTGGCCGTGGTCAGTTCCGACGCGGATAACGTCTATATCGTCCTCACAGCTCGGGCCATGAATGAAAATCTGTTCATCGTCACCCGGGCCAGCCAGGAGAAATCCGTGAGCAAGCTCGAGCGCGCCGGAGCGGATAAGGTTGTTTCTCCATACCAGATCGGCGCCCGAAATATGACCCAGACCCTGCTGCGTCCGGCTGTGGCGGATTTTATCGAAAGCACGGTCCACGGCCGGGGGGACCTTGACCTGGCCATGGAAGAAATCCTGGTGACGCCTCGGTCCGAGCTTAAGGACATCACACTCAAAGATTCCAACATTCGCCGGGACCTGGACCTGATCGTCATTGCCATCAAAACGACTAATGGGAATATGATCTTCAATCCCTGGGCCGAGGCGCGTTTTCAGGTCGGGGATACACTCATCGCCGTGGGCCAGCGCAAAAACATGGAACGGCTGGCCAAGTTACTAGGGGCTGACACCCTGACCATATATCCTGCCCGGAAAGCTCCCCGCCCGGAACCTGAGGAAGCTGAGATTTGAATTGACCCTCTGCCTTAAGCTATGGAGGTCGGGTTTAAAAAAATTGTCAGATTAGGCCTTGAGGCCATCTGTGTTTTTCCCGTCATTCACTCAGTATGGATGAAAGAGCTTGTCAAAGCTTTCCATGGAAAAAGCAAGGAACAAACACGTTCCTACATTTTTGTACTTTTCAGTTAAAATTACGACATTTTTGTCGTAAGTTTTAAAAATACGATAAAGTAATTTTATGTTTATTCAATGAATATCAAATCGTTATAAAAAGAATCCCAATTTGGCCTGACTCTTGCCCTAAATCAATCATTGAATCCAATTACTTGGTACGGGGTGGAGTCTTCAAAGGCAGAAGGTGGAGGAAAACCCATGGTCAAGATAGAAGCCATCATCAAACCATTTAAGCTCGAAGATGTAAAGGACGGACTCAACGAAATCG is a window of Deltaproteobacteria bacterium DNA encoding:
- a CDS encoding potassium channel protein — translated: MQNDSSRRNIIVSICLSIFILACGTVGYALIEGWELLDAFYMTIITVATVGYGEIRPLSPVGRVFTLFVIIFGVGNVAYLIGQLTRTMVEGSLRRVLGRRKLEKQIKAIKNHYIICGYGRIGHSITQELAVNNLPLIVIENDPGIIEQIDQDGHLYVVGEATDDDNLIRAGIERAWGLVAVVSSDADNVYIVLTARAMNENLFIVTRASQEKSVSKLERAGADKVVSPYQIGARNMTQTLLRPAVADFIESTVHGRGDLDLAMEEILVTPRSELKDITLKDSNIRRDLDLIVIAIKTTNGNMIFNPWAEARFQVGDTLIAVGQRKNMERLAKLLGADTLTIYPARKAPRPEPEEAEI